The following nucleotide sequence is from Allocatelliglobosispora scoriae.
CCGGTGCTCGGCCGGGCCCTGCGGATGGCCGTGCTGGAGCAGCAGCGCGGCGACGCGGCGCTCCTCAACGAGCTGCCGCACCTCCTCGCCTCGGTCACGATGGAGCAGATCACGACCGCCGCAGCGGCACTGCGTCCGCACCGTCGCGCCTCCGTCGAAGTCAAGCCCGGGAAGGGTAAGTAATGACCATCAGGACCCTTCCCGATCTCGAACCGAACCGGCCGCTCACGCTGCCGCCGCAGGTCGAGCGGACGCTCGCCAACGGGCTCACCGTCATCGTCATCCGCCGCCCGGCGGTGCCGCTCGTCGAGGTGCGGCTGCGGGTGCCCTTCGCGGGCGCCGCCGTCGCCACCTCCACGATGCTCACCAACACGCTCTTCTCCGGCACGGAGACGCTCACCACGGTCGACATCGCGGCTGAGCTGCAGACCGTCGGCGGCGCGCTGGGCGCAGGTGCCGACCCCGACCGCCTGCTCGTCTCCGGCAACTCCCTCGCCTCCGGGCTGGACCGGTTGCTGGAGATCATGGCGGAGGTGCTGACGGGCGCGTCCTACCCGGCCAACGAGGTCGAGACCGAGCGCGAGCGGCTCATCGACCGCATCGAGGTCGCCCGCAGCCAGCCCGCGCACCTCGCGCGGGAGGCGCTGCTGGGGCGGATCTTCTCCGGCCACCCCTATGAGATCCAGACGCCGGATGTGGCCGAGAGCCGCGCCGTCACCACTGCCGACCTGCGGGCCATGCACGACGCCCGGCTGCACCCCCAGGGCGCCACGCTGGTGCTCGTCGGCGACATCGACCCGACGCGGGCACTCGATCTCGCCGAGCGCCACCTCGGCGGCTGGGGCGGCGCGGGCGAGCTCGTCACGCTCGCCCCGATCCCGGGCCTCACCTCGGGCCCGCTGCTGCTGGTGGACCGGCCGGACTCCGTCCAGTCGTCCGTCCGCATCGCGCTGCCCGCCGTGGGCCGGGAGCACCCCGACCACGCCGCGCTGCAGCTCGCCAACCTGATCTTCGGCGGCTACTTCTCGTCCCGCTGGGTGGAGAACATCCGCGAGGACAAGGGCTACACCTATGGCCCGCACTCGATGATCGAGCACTCGATCGCCGGGTCCACGCTGCTGGTCGCGGCCGAGGTCGCCACCAACGTGACCGCGCCCGCGCTGGTGGAGACGCTCTATGAGCTCGGCCGCATCGCCTCGGTCGCCGTCGGCGAGGAGGAGCTGGAGCAGGCCCGCCAGTACGCCCTCGGCACGCTGCAGCTGGGCATGTCGACCCAGGCCGGGCTCGCGGGGCTCGCCAGCACCTACGCCGGCTACGGCCTTCGCCTGGACTACCTGGCCGGGCACGCCGAGCGGCTCGCCGCGGTGAGCCGGGACGATCTGCTCGACGTGGCCCGCCGCTACCTGGCGCCAGCGCTCACGGTGCCCGTGGTGCTGGGCGACGCCTCGGCGATCGCCTCCTCGCTCGAGGCGATCCTGCCGGTGACGGTCCGCCCACTGCCGTCATGACGTCGGAGCCGACGCTGGCCCGGTCCACCCTGGACCGGGCCGCCCACCACCGCGTCGACCCGCAGTGGCTGGCGCAGGCGTGGGAGCAGGGCCGGGTGCTCGTCATCGGCCTCGACGGCCGGGCGCTGGTACGCGATGGAGCCCTCGTGCTGCTGGACGCGTCCGCCGCGCCCGACGGCGAGCGGCTCTTCCTCGGGATCGACGGCGGTGTGCCGCACTTCGCCGTCTGCGCGGAGCCGCCGGCCGCCGAGGGCGCGGAGGCGGCCCAGCTCTACGCCGTCGCGTCCACGCTGAGCAGCACCGACGCCGGACTCTTCACCACCGCGCTGGCGCTGGTGCAGTGGCATCTGAAATATCAGTACTCTCCGATGACGGGCGCACCCACCTCGATCGGCAACGGCGGCTGGGTGCGCTACGGACCCGAGGGCGAGATGGTCTTCCCGCGGACGGATCCGGCGGTGATCGTGCTCGTCCACGACGGCGTGCCGGGTCCGCAGGGGCGGATCGTGCTCGGCCGCAACGCCGCTTTCCAGGGCACCCCGCCGCGCTACTCGATTTTGGCCGGCTTCGTCGAGCCGGGGGAGTCCGCCGAGGCGGCGGCGCACCGGGAGGTCGGCGAGGAGGTCGGGGTGCAGGTCACCGACGTGACCTACGTGGCGAGCGAGTCGTGGCCCTTCCCGAGGTCGCTGATGCTCGGCTTCACCGCCCGCGCCGAACTCGACGCGCCGGTGCACGCCGACGCCGACGAGATCCTGCACGCCCGGTGGTTCACCCGGACCGAGATCGCCGCGGTGCTCGACGGCTCCGACACCTCGATCTCGCTGCCGTCGCGGTCGTCGATCGCCTATCACCTCGTCACCCGGTGGCTCGCGGAGCGATAGGTCGGCCGGGGGATATGTCGTTTCTCGCCACAACTGTGTCGCGGGCGCGTCGTGGCGAGCGATCATGCAGGCCAGCGCCTAAGCTATTTCGGGTCACCGGCTCAGCACAATGCGTAACGCTTCTGCTTGACCTCGCGTCACTCCCGGCGCGCTCCGATCCGCTGTGGAATGAGCGGTCCGTGACACCGAAAGGTCCGCCCCGTGCCTCGAACCCCCAGCTCCGACCTGCGCAGACGTCGCCTAGGACTGGAACTCCGCCGTCTGCGGGAGACGACCGGCCTCACCGGTGAGCAGGTGGTCGAGCGGGTCGGCTGGGCGGCGAAATCCAAGCTCTCCCGGCTGGAGAACGGCCGCAGCCGCCCGGACCTCGCGGACATCATGGACCTGCTCGATCTCTACGAGGTGGACGCTCGAACCCGCGACGAGCTCGTCACGATCGCCCGGGACGCCGGAAACGCGCGCTGGCTGCGTACCTACCCGGTGATGACGGCCCGCCAGCGCGGCTGGGCCGAGCTGGAGGCGACCTGCACGCTCATCCGGGAGTA
It contains:
- the nudC gene encoding NAD(+) diphosphatase, with amino-acid sequence MTSEPTLARSTLDRAAHHRVDPQWLAQAWEQGRVLVIGLDGRALVRDGALVLLDASAAPDGERLFLGIDGGVPHFAVCAEPPAAEGAEAAQLYAVASTLSSTDAGLFTTALALVQWHLKYQYSPMTGAPTSIGNGGWVRYGPEGEMVFPRTDPAVIVLVHDGVPGPQGRIVLGRNAAFQGTPPRYSILAGFVEPGESAEAAAHREVGEEVGVQVTDVTYVASESWPFPRSLMLGFTARAELDAPVHADADEILHARWFTRTEIAAVLDGSDTSISLPSRSSIAYHLVTRWLAER
- a CDS encoding M16 family metallopeptidase codes for the protein MTIRTLPDLEPNRPLTLPPQVERTLANGLTVIVIRRPAVPLVEVRLRVPFAGAAVATSTMLTNTLFSGTETLTTVDIAAELQTVGGALGAGADPDRLLVSGNSLASGLDRLLEIMAEVLTGASYPANEVETERERLIDRIEVARSQPAHLAREALLGRIFSGHPYEIQTPDVAESRAVTTADLRAMHDARLHPQGATLVLVGDIDPTRALDLAERHLGGWGGAGELVTLAPIPGLTSGPLLLVDRPDSVQSSVRIALPAVGREHPDHAALQLANLIFGGYFSSRWVENIREDKGYTYGPHSMIEHSIAGSTLLVAAEVATNVTAPALVETLYELGRIASVAVGEEELEQARQYALGTLQLGMSTQAGLAGLASTYAGYGLRLDYLAGHAERLAAVSRDDLLDVARRYLAPALTVPVVLGDASAIASSLEAILPVTVRPLPS